TTTTCACTCAAAAGAGGGGAGGATAATGCCTTTTCAACGGCTTCTATTGCTCTGTTTTCGCCCTCTGCTATAGCAGAACCCATTATGGCCAGTCCGCTATCACGCATTACATATTCAACATCGGCGAAATCGACATTTATATTTCCTTTTATGGTAATGATTTCAGAAATAGATTTAGCGGCTATAGCCAATATATTATCAGCTTGTGAAAAGGCCTCTGAGCGCGTCATTTTGTTGTAGATTTCCTTCAATCTTTCATTGGAAATAATGATATGTGCATCAGAATTTCTCTTCAGCTCTTCCAGCCCTTCCATTGCCTGTTCTAATTTTCTTTTCCCTTCAAATTTAAAAGGAGTGGTGACTATACTGACAGTCAGTATGCCCATGTCCTTAGCTGTTTGCGCTATTACGGGTGCCGCACCTGTTCCCGTTCCGCCACCCAGTCCGGTGGTTATAAAAACCATTTTTGTTTTCTTTTCAAGTATGTCCTTTATCTCACGAATTGATTCTTCGGCTGCTTTTCTGCCGACTTCCGGCCTGGAGCCGGCACCAAGACCTTCAGTGAGTTCAGGACCCAGTTGAATTTGGTTTGGTATTGGACTATCTTCAAGTGATTGTGCGTCTGTATTGCAAATAACAAAGTTTACTCCCTGTATTCCCTGATTATACATGTAGTTGACTGCGTTACATCCGCCTCCACCAACACCTATTACTTTGATGATCGACGATTGGTCTTTTGGTAAATTGAATTCCATAATTGTACTTTTTTGCTTTTAATAAAATTAAAAATCGTTTTCGATGCCGTCCTCAAACCATTTTTTTATGCTTTTCCAAAACTTGGCCAAACCTTTTTTTTCTTTTAGAACCACATTAGGTTCTATCGTTTCATTTTCCGTTGTCTTTAAAGTCTCTTCTGATTCTTCTTCTTCAAGTTCTGATTTGTTTTCTTCGAAACCTTTTAAGACTAATCCTATGCCTGTTGAATAAATCGGATTTTGTAAATTAGGTACTTCTGATTTTGCCAAATGTTCGTTTGGTAAACCAATTCTGGCATCCATGCCTGTGATATATTCAAAATGTGGTTTTACATTTTTTAGCATTGCACCTCCACCGGTAAGGACAATCCCACCGATAAGTGTTTTAGGGTAATCTTTATTAGCTGTTTCTATGTGAAACAAGACATCATGTATGATTTCTTCCATACGCGCATTAATAATGCCGGCCAGATTTTTTAAGGAAATTTCCTTTGCCGGACGCCCTTTCAGGGAAGGTATACTTACTACTTTGTTTTCAAAACTTTCTACCGGCAGGGAAGATCCGAATTTCAGTTTTAGTTTTTCTGCATGCTCTTTCAGCAGCTTGCATCCTTGTTGTATGTCGGACGTAACTATTTCTCCACCAAAGGGAATCACCGCAGTATACCGAATGATGTTTTCCTTAAAAATTGTAATGTCAGTTGAGCCGCCTCCAATATCAACAAGAACTACCCCTGCTTCTTTCTCTTCTTCGCTTAGTACTGCCTCAGCAGATGCAATTGGTTCTAAGATGATATCTTCAACTTCAAGTCCGCTTTTGACGATACAACGCTGTATGTTTTTGGCTGCCGTAGCTTTTCCGGTAATGATATGAAAATTAGCTTCCAGGTTAGTGCCCGGATATCCCTCAGGATCTTTGATAAAGTGTTCACCATCTACTATAAATTCCTGAGGTAACACATGAATGATGAGATTCCCCTGCGGAACCGGCATCTTTTTCATCTGTTTGATCATTTCCTCTATATCTTTTCTGGAAATTTCATCCTCTGTATTATTTCTGACAATGTTTCCTCTTTGTTGTTGGCAACGAATATGTTCGCCGGCAATTCCTACATATACTTTTTTGAAATCAATATCCACCTGGCTCTTGAGTTGCTCAACAGCCAGTTTAATAGATTCTACTGTTTTATCTATATTTGCTACCATACCACGACTAACCCCTTTGGAAAGACTTTTTCCAATTCCTAATATTTCCAGTTTGCCATATTCGTTCAGTCTTCCGGCTACGGCACAAATTTTTGTTGTGCCAATATCAATTGCTACTATTGTTTCTTTTTTCTTTTCCATGTATTGAAATTTATATTTTTGAACAAATAATCTGATTTTTATACTTTAGGTTTATGCTTTTGTATTTATCCCAGCTTCCGGTCTTAAGTCCTTCTCTGTAAAAAATGTATAGTTTAGTGAACTTTTCTTCCATACTTTCTATGTTTCCGAATATTATGTACTGATTTCCTAATCTGGGTATCAGTTCAAATTCACGATTTTCATTCACATATATCTGTTGTATAAAAGCAGACCAAAAATCAGATTCGTGTATAAATTGCCCTAATTCATATATTTCCAGCTGTATCAGGCTGTCTCTTTCGTGTTTATATTGGTTTTGATAAATAAATCCATTGACTACGGGAACTCTTGGAGTAAAATTATAAGATATAGGCATAGGATTTCCATTCATATCAAGATAATAACTCACATTGTTTTTGTTGATAACTCTGATTAGTGGCTTTCTCTGCTTAATATCGACGACTAATCTTCCATTGGGCTGAGCAAAAATTTGCGCATTTTTTATGAAAGGATTTGCATTTAATCTTCTTTCCATGGTATTTAATGGCAGAGTTCTTATCTTTTCATTTAAAATACCATTGCTGGTTTCATGATTTAATATTTCAAAAACTTCATCTTCCTGTATAAAAAATAAACCCGTATGATGGTCAATATTTACCACTAACTCTTTACATACAAAATCCTGCTGCTTGTTTTGAGAAGCTGCAATCAGAACGACCCAAAGTGCAATTACACCTATGTAGCCTACTCCTTTTAGGGTTTGTAATATTTTCTTATTTATCTTCATAACTATCTGCTATCAGATTTTTGTTTTTATTTTCTAAAGTATTTTTAATCGGTTCAACTAATTTGTCAATATCACCTGCCCCGGCTGTGATTAAAATGTCAAGCTGCATTAAGTCTATTTGAGCAGTTAACTCTTCTTTGGTCATTAGTTTATGGTTACCATGACTGATATACTTAGCTATCAGAGCGGCATTCACGTTTTCTATTGGTGCTTCCCGGGCCGGATAAATATCAAGTAAAATTACTTTGTCTGCATTTGAGAGGCTCTTCCCAAATTCTTCTGCCAAATCCCTTGTCCTGCTGTATAAATGTGGCTGAAAAATAATAGTGGTATGTCTTTTGGGATACTGTTCTTTTACAGATTTAAGCAAAGCATTAATTTCTGTTGGGTGATGTGCGTAGTCATCTATGTATAAAATATTTTCAGAGGCAAATACATATTCAAACCTTCTCTTCACGCCGCTAAAGCTTTGCAGGTTAACCTTAATTGTATTTTCATCCAAACCACTTTCTAATGCAGCTGTAATTGCTGCAATTGCATTTTCAAGATTATGAAGCCCCAGGGCAGGCATTTGAAATCCGCTTATTTTTCTTCCTTTATAGTTTAGTGAAAAATGGAGAAAAGTGTCCTTTTTTTCTATATCTGCCGGATATATATCTGCTGTATTATCCAAAGAGTAAGTGATAATCTCCGGGCAATCGAAATCCGAGTTGCGGTTAGCTTTTTCGTGTACTATCAGTTTACCTTCTTTAGGCAGCTTTCTGACAAAACTTTTGAAACTGTCGTATAAGTTGTCCATGGATTTGTAAATATCCATGTGGTCACTGTCAATTGATGACAGGATAATCATTTTAGGATAAAGTTTCAGAAAAGAATAGTCAAACTCATCTGCTTCCACTACAGCCCAGTCTTTTCCGGTTTTGAAATTACTGCCAATATTGTTGGAAATACCTCCTAAAAAGGCATAGGGATTTATGGATGAATTGTGAAACAGATGTGTTAGCAGGGACGATATTGTCGTTTTTCCGTGAGAACCGGCAACGGCAATAGTGTTTAATCTTTGAGTTATCATCCCCAAAACCTCGGCTCTTTTGAGCACTTGTATTCCTTTTTGTTTAAAAAAGATAAGCAAAGGATGATCCGATGGAATGGCTGGTGTGTAAACAACCAAATCCAAATTGTCATTTATGTTTTCCGGTTTTATATCATACGCTATCTGAACCCCTCTTTCTTCCAGCTTACGAGTGATGGCAGATGAATTTTGATCATAGCCGCTAACACTAATATTGTTTTCAAGAAAATAATGGGCAAGGGCACTCATCCCGATTCCACCGATTCCGGCAAAGTACACTTTTGATATGTTTGATAATAATATTGACATTAGGAATCCTTTTTTTCTAAAATTTGAATACAATTGTTTACGATATCCTGAACTGCATTTTCCTTTGCCATAGTTTTCGAAGCTTCACTTAGCGATTGTTGTGCTGCTTTGTTTTCACTTAGTGAAATAACTTCTTTTATAAGTTTTTCTTCAGCAATATGATCTTCAACTAATAAGGCGGCATTTTTTTTAACCAATGCCATTGCATTTTTATACTGATGATTTTCTGCCACATTTGGTGAAGGAACCAAAACAACAGCTTTGCCCACCATGCATAATTCTGATATACTGAGCGCTCCGGCTCTTGAGATAATTATATCGGCAGCAGCATAAGCCATGTCCATCTCTTTTATAAAGTCAGTGACGAACAAGCCTTTTTTGTTAAACTTTTCTGCTTTGGGATAAAAACCTTTCCCGGTTTGCCAGATTAGCTGAAGGTTTTTGTCTAATAATTCATCATGATTATTGTAAAGAGCTTTATTTATTGTTAATGCACCAAGGCTGCCACCGATTGAAAGTATAATAGTTTTGTTTTCATCCAAACCGAAAAATGCAGCTGCCTGAGATTTAGTAATATTTTTTCCTGATATATTTTTTCTTACCGGATTACCTGTGAAAATGATATTTTCTTTTGGAAAGTATTTATCCATACCATCATATGCCACAAACACTTTTTTAGCTTTTTTGGCCAGAATTTTATTTGTGAGTCCGGCATAGGAATTTTGTTCCTGCAAAACATAAGGGACTTTCTTTTTACCTGCCATATATAAAACCGGTCCGCTGGCATATCCTCCTACGCCTATTGCCAGGTCAGGCTTAAAATCAGATATAATTTTACCCGCTTTTAATAAAGATCTGATGACATGAAAAGGCAGCAGTAGATTTTTAAAAATAGCTTTTCTTTGAAGTCCTTTTATAGGTAAACCAATGATTTTAAAACCGCTTTCAGGGATTTTTTCCATCTCCATACGGCCTTCAGCACCTACGAACAGAAAGTCGGCAGCAGGTAATTGCTCTTTGAGTCCGTTTGCAATAGCTATTGCCGGATAGATGTGGCCTCCTGTGCCACCCCCTGATATCAGGATTTTATATGGCTTTTGTTGCATCAATTTTTTTTCCTTCTAGTTCTTCAATATTTCTACTTATACTTAAAATAATTCCTACCGACAGACTTGTGAACAGTAAAGATGTTCCTCCCATGCTTAAAAATGGAAGTGTTAAACCTGTAACAGGCAGTAAGTTTACTGTGACAGCCATATTTATCATTGCCTGTAAAACAAGGCTCAAACTCAGTCCAAATGCGAGTAAGGCCCCGAAAGCATTTGGCACCTTTAAGACAATCATAATACACCGGTATAACAGCAGGATGTAGAGCAAAATCAAGATGCCCCCGCCCATCAGTCCGTATTCTTCAATAATTATGGCGTAAATAAAATCTGAGTAGGGGTGAGGCAAAAAGTTTCTTTGAGTACTTTTACCCGGTAAACTACCGAAAATTCCCCCTTTTGAAATGGCTATTTTTGCCTGTTGAACCTGATACGTATCCTGACTACCGGTCATAAAGCTGTCGACTCTGCTTTGCCAGGTTCCTAATCTTCCCTGATTATCTGAAAATGAAAGTGTAAGAACAAGTAAACCTATTATCACACCACCGGTAAGTGATAATCCGGCCAGATATAAAATTTTAACCCTGCCAATAAACATGAGTATAAAACAGGTTAAAAATAAAAGCAAAGCTGTTGATAAATCTGCCGGAGCAATTAAGAGTGTAATAATTATTAAGGGTATGAAAATGGGCAAAAACCCTTTTTGAAAGTCTTTAATTTCATTTTGTTTGATCGATAGAATTTTGGCTACATACATAATCAGTCCCAACTTAGCTAAATCTGAGGTTTGAAAAGAAAGGTTAATTACGGGTAGTGTAATCCACCTTTTAGCCTGGTTTAAATCAGTTCCCATGAACAAGGTGAAAATCAATAGTGGTATGGATATCAGCATGATTAAATCACCAATTCTTGCATAGTATTTATAGTGAAGCAAATGTGCTAAAAACATAACCCCAAGGCTTAGGAAAACAAGCACAAGCTGGCGCATCAGGTAAAACTCCGTGTTACCTGTCTGATACCTATAAGCTAAGGTTCCTGTAGAGCTGTAAACAGCCAACAGGGATCCTATGGATAGTATAATTACTACCATCCAAATGTACCGATCTCCCTTTATGTTTTTAAATAATGCCTGCATTTTTTATAGCTCTATTACATGTTTTTTAAAGTGTTCACCACGTTTTTTATAATTTTCAAACAAATCAAAACTCGCGCATGCCGGAGACAACAAAACGGCATCTCCATTTGTAGAAATCGCAGCAGCCATTTCCACCGCCTCTCTCATATTATCTGTATTCATCATCACATCCACATGCTTTGAGAATGCATTGTGTAAGGGGACATTATTAGCGCCCAAACAAATGATTGCTTTCACTTTTTTTCTGATTAATGGAATGATTGAAGCATAGTCATTGCCTTTGTCAACTCCTCCGGCTATCCAAACTGTCGGTTTATTCATTGATTCCAAAGCATACCAGGCGGAATTTACATTTGTAGCTTTTGAGTCATTAATATATTCCACACCCCCGATTCTTGCTACAAACTCCAGACGGTGTTCCAGTCCTTTAAAGTCCATAAAACTCTCCCGGATGACTTCTTTTCTGAGGTCAAGCACTCTGGCTGAAATTCCGGCAGCCATAGAGTTGTAAATGTTGTGTTTGCCTTTAATTTTTAAGTCTGTAAGTTCCATTTCGAAAGGGTTTTCTTCGGCAATTATTAATTTGTTGTTTCTGGTAAAGGCTGTGAGTTCTTTTTTTTCTTCCATACCAAACCAAAGCTTTCTGGTATTCAATTGCTTTTTGTTGATGTGTTCAAGCAGAACCTTATCATCAAAATTGAGGATTAGTGTATCTTCTTTATCCATTAGCCTAGCTATGCTAAGTTTAGACTGTATATAGTTTTCAAATTTATCCTGGTATCTGTCCAAATGGTCTTCGGTAATGTTTAAGATTATGCTGATTTTTGGTTTAAATGTTTTGCAATCGTCTAATTGAAAACTGCTGACTTCCAGTACATAGTAATCCGTATCTTCTTCAGCATTTATCACCAGTTTAGAAAATGCATCCCCGAGATTTCCTCCCACAGAAACTTTTAAGGAAGCTTTATCCAAAATGTGTCCAATCAGCCTGGTCGTTGTTGATTTTCCGTTTGTTCCTGTGATAGCAATCACCGGTTTGTCTGTATATCTGAAGGCCCATTCTATTTCAGAAATCAACTCGATTTTTTGTTTTCTTATGGTTTGAACTATTTTTGTTGATTCGGGTACTCCCGGACTTTTAATTATCAGTTCAGAATCACAAATTTTATCAAGACTGTGCTCTCCCTCTTCAAAATCAATTTTATATTGGTTCAGTATAGCTTTGTACTCGGCCGTAATATTTTTGCTGTCTGAAACAAAAGCATTCCAGCCTTTGAGGCTTGCTAAAACTGCTGCCCAAACCCCGCTTTCACCTGCTCCTAAAATGGTACATCTTTTTTCCATTTACCTCAGTTTTAATGTTATAATAGTCATGACAGCCAATAGTAGCCCTATAATCCAGAATCTGCTGACAATCTTAGATTCATGCATTCCTTTCTTTTGAAAATGATGATGAATAGGTGCCATCAGAAAAAAGCGTTTTCCTTCTCCGTAAACCATACGGGTATATTTGAAATAAAAGACCTGTATGATTACGCTTAAATTTTCTAACAGGAAAATGCCGCAGAGAATAGGTAGCAGTAATTCTTTTCTCATGATAATAGCAAGGGCAGCTATGATGCCTCCAATTGCCAGACTTCCTGTGTCGCCCATGAATACCTGTGCCGGATATGCATTATGCCATAAAAAGCCTATACAGGCTCCTATAAAGGCAGCGGTGAAGATTACCAGCTCTCCCGTAAACGGGATATACATTATATTTAGATAGTTCGCAAAAATGATATTACCGGAAACGTAGGCAAAAACTCCCAGAGTCGCCCCTATGATTGCAGAGGTGCCGGTTGCCAGTCCGTCAAGTCCATCAGTCATATTAGCTCCGTTAGAAACAGCTGTAACAATGAATATGACAACCGGAATAAAAATGAGAAATGCCCATTTTTCGTAACCCGGGCCCAGAAATTTAAGTGGGGCAGAATAGTCTATTTCATGATTTTTGAGGAATGGAATAGTCGTTACCGGTTTTTTGACATCTACCATGGTATGCTGATCTCCCATGAAATCGCTGATGGTAATTACATCACCATTTTGAAGAATTTCATTGCTTTCTACTTCCTCTATAGTGGCAATATTTACCCTGACGATAACATCCTCATGGAAGAATAAAACAGAACCGACAATTAAGCCCAAACTGATTTGCCCGAAAATTTTAAACTTTCCGGCTAAACCTTTTTTATTTTTTTTGAAAACTTTGATGTAGTCGTCGAGAAATCCGATTAAACCCATCCATACAGTTACCAGAAGCATTAGTAAGATGTAAATATTATCAAGTTTGGCAAAAAGTAAGGTAGGAATAATGATAGCTGCCAGGATGATGAGTCCGCCCATAGTGGGAGTTCCTTCTTTTTCTTTTTGACCTTTGAGACCTAAATCTCTCACTGATTCTCCAACCTGTTTTCTATGAAGAAAGGCAACCAAACGGCCTCCGAACACAAGCGTTATCAGTAAAGAGAAGATAATGGCCATACCTGCTCTGAATGAGATAAACTGAAATACCCCGGCTCCGGGTATTCCAAATTGTTCATCCAACATGTTAAACAGATAATATAACATTATGTATTTAAAATTTTTAGTTCGTGTATTAAAATCAGCTTATCATCAAATGGATGCTTTTCGCCATTTATTTCCTGATATTTTTCATGTCCTTTGCCGGCTACCAGTATAATATCCTGATCTTTTGAAAGTGAGCAAGCCAGTTGTATCGCTTCCTTTCGATCGGGAATACTTAGTGCTTTTTTTTCTAAAGCAGGATGAAGGCCGGCTTTCATTTCTTTTATAATTGCCTGTGGATCTTCATTTCTGGGATTATCACTGGTTAGGATTACTCTGTCGCTCATTTCAGCAGCAATTCTGGCCATTAGCGGTCTTTTTTCTTTGTCTCTGTTGCCTCCGCAGCCAATGACTGTAATTACTTGCTGTTTTTGATTTTTCATATTGTTTATTGCCGCCAGAGTGTTTTTAAGTGCATCCGGTGTATGGGCAAAATCAACAATTCCGGTAATTCCGTTTTTACTAATTTTTATATAATCAAATCTTCCTTCAGGAGCTTTAAGGGCAGACAGCGGTTCAAAAATTTCTTCTTCCGGAATACCAAGCTCAATGGCTACAGCAAAAACCGTTAGTAGATTCCAGGCATTATGTTCACCTAAAAGTAGAGAGAAAACTTCCTTACTATTTATGTTTACCAGCATTCCCTCAAAGCTTTGCTCCAGTAGTTTGCCTTTGTAATCTGCCATGGTGTATAAACTGAAAGTTCTTTTTCTGGCTTTGGTGTTTTGGAGCATTACCGTGCCTCTTTTATCATCTACATTTACCAATGCAAAAGACATAGAACCGAGGCTATCAAAGAGTTTCTTTTTAGCCGTTATATAGTTTTGAAAATTCAGGTGATAGTCCAAATGATCATGAGAGATATTTGTGAAAACTGCACCGGTAAATTTTAAACCGGCTATTCTTTTTTGTTCAATGGCATGTGAGCTTACTTCCATAAAAACATACTCACAACCATTTTCAACCATTTCATGGAAAAGTTTATTTAGTTGAAGTGTATCAGGTGTAGTAAAGCTTGAAGGATAGGTTTTATTTGCAATTTTATATTCCACAGTAGAAATCAAACCTACTTTAAAGCCCAGCTTTGTAAATAATTGAAAAAGCAGACTTACAACTGTTGTTTTTCCGTTCGTGCCGGTAACACCTATGAGTTTTAGCTTGTTTGCGGGTTGCCCAAAGTAATTTGCTGCCATTATACCCATAGCAGCTTGCACATCTGCTACTTTGATATAGGTGATGTTTTCCTTGTAATTTTTAACTTGATCAGAGTGTACAATAGCTCTGACATTTTTCTTTTCAGCTTCCGGTATGAAGTCGTGGCCATCTGATTTCAAGCCTTTAATTGCAAAAAAGACATCATTATCGGCCAGTTTGCGGGAATCAAATTCAAGGGCATTGATTTCACAAGCTGTGTTGCCATATACTTCATCTAATGGCACCGTGTATAATATGTCTTTTAAAAACTTTTTCATCCCAGTTCAATAGTAATTTGAGTCGAGTTATTTAACATTTGTCCGGGAGTTAGTGATTGCCTGATTACTCTCCCGCGACTTCCAATGATTTCTACTGTTAGACCCATATTTTCCAGTAAATAAATTGCATCTTTCAGACCCATCCCTCTTACGTCAGGTATATTTTCTTTATTGACGGATAGATTAGACAGGTGTATTTTGTTATTGGTAATTCTGGAGGATATCCATTCTGTATCAGAATAATCTTCATACAGTAATCCCAGATTTTTTAACAGAAAGCGAGCATCATAGGCACTTCCGGGTCGTAAAATTGGAACGGACACGGTCTCCTCCTGTACATATAGGTTTACCGGCAAATGCATTGGTATACTCATTGAGTAAACATGGTCTGCTATTTCTTTAAAAACGGGGCCGGCAACATGTCCGCCATAGTAAATTCCGGATGTTGGTTTTTGAATTACTACTATACAGGAATACTCCGGATTGTCAGCCGGGAAATATCCAACAAATGATGATTGATATTTATCGCTATAAGTGCCTGCATCTGCTATTTGTGTGGTACCGGTTTTTCCGGCAATTTTATAAGAATCAGAACGGATAACCCTGCCGGTACCGTTTTCTACTACGCTCTCCAAAAGTAAACGGATATCTTCCAATGTTTTTTGTGAAGTGATAGAACTATTTAAAACTTCCGGTTCAAAGCTTTCTATTACATTTCCGTATTGTTGAATAGATTGAACCAGATATGGTTTCATCATTTTTCCGTTATTAGCAATGGCATTATAAAATGCTAAAATTTGAATAGGAGCCAGTTGTAATTCATAACCTACAGCCATCCAGGGCAATGTTGTTCCGCTCCAGTCAGGATTTGACGGGTCCTTTATAAATGGTGTAGCTTCCCCTCTTATCTCTATTCCAACGGGCTTGTCCAAGTCCATTTTTTTCAGATGATTTATAAATTTGTGAGGCTGACTTCCGTAATGTTGTTGAATCAATCTTGAAATGCCTACATTGGAAGACATGTCAAAGGCTCTTTGTATGGTAACTCTTCTGTTATCATGTTGCTCGGCATCTCTCATTACCAAATCAAAAAAGTTATACCTGCCCCGGTTTAGGTCAACACTGTCATTAATATGTATATACCCGTCTTCCAAAAGGGCAATCATCGCAGCGGTTTTGAATGTAGAACCCGGCTCGGTTCCTTCACCGATAGCATAATTGTATTTTTCCCAGTAGCGCCCTTTTTCAATTTCACCTAAGTTGGCAATTGCCTTTATTTGCCCTGTACTTACTTCCATTAGAACTGCTGTTCCGTGACTTGCTCCATGTGTTTTTATTGCTTTTAAAAGTGCATTTTCTACAACATCCTGAAGGTTTACATCTATGGTCGTAACTATATCTTTACCATGTTGAGGCTTGATTTCATCTTCGTCATTGATAGGAACCCATGTGCCTCCTGATATTCTTTGCATAAGTCTTTTGCCTTCAACACCGGATAAATATTCATCGAATGCGCCTTCTAAGCCAACGGGTTGCACATCCGGTCTTACGTAACCAATAGTTCTGTGAGCGAGTAGGCGAAAAGGAGTTACCCTTCTGTTTTGCTGAATAACAATCATGCCTCCTCTGAACCGGCCTTTTCGGAATATGGGCCAGCTCCTCATTTCCATTAATTCGTGGTAATTGGCATTTTGCTTTATTAATAAATAGCGATTGCCGTTTAGTCTTGCATTTACCAGCCTTCTTTTATATTCAATTTCTGAAGCATCACCAAAAAAAGCA
The Chitinophagaceae bacterium genome window above contains:
- a CDS encoding PASTA domain-containing protein — its product is MNIKKEILWRIWVAFIFICLLGGAVFVKAVQIQVSEGEYWKSFADSLTTAYISIEAERGNVLSADGRLLATSLPFFEVRFDPNTESITDELFYSKVDSLAFNMSAFFGDASEIEYKRRLVNARLNGNRYLLIKQNANYHELMEMRSWPIFRKGRFRGGMIVIQQNRRVTPFRLLAHRTIGYVRPDVQPVGLEGAFDEYLSGVEGKRLMQRISGGTWVPINDEDEIKPQHGKDIVTTIDVNLQDVVENALLKAIKTHGASHGTAVLMEVSTGQIKAIANLGEIEKGRYWEKYNYAIGEGTEPGSTFKTAAMIALLEDGYIHINDSVDLNRGRYNFFDLVMRDAEQHDNRRVTIQRAFDMSSNVGISRLIQQHYGSQPHKFINHLKKMDLDKPVGIEIRGEATPFIKDPSNPDWSGTTLPWMAVGYELQLAPIQILAFYNAIANNGKMMKPYLVQSIQQYGNVIESFEPEVLNSSITSQKTLEDIRLLLESVVENGTGRVIRSDSYKIAGKTGTTQIADAGTYSDKYQSSFVGYFPADNPEYSCIVVIQKPTSGIYYGGHVAGPVFKEIADHVYSMSIPMHLPVNLYVQEETVSVPILRPGSAYDARFLLKNLGLLYEDYSDTEWISSRITNNKIHLSNLSVNKENIPDVRGMGLKDAIYLLENMGLTVEIIGSRGRVIRQSLTPGQMLNNSTQITIELG